One genomic segment of Chitinibacter sp. FCG-7 includes these proteins:
- the phoU gene encoding phosphate signaling complex protein PhoU, which produces MPEHFSEHISTQFDADLNAIRTQVMAMAGLVEEQVRLSMKALASGDMGIINLVIAQEQKVNAMHLELDDMCVHMIARRQPAASDLRLVMTVIKSVEDLESIGDKAHKICLRAKSIFDSGKMQVPKFQEVNHIATLALDMLTRALDAFARLDSASAAEVIAADEQLDQEYRALQRQLITVMMEDPRSISLTLDILWIAKATERIGDLAVNVAEHVVYLVKGRDVRHKSQAEVDAIAKA; this is translated from the coding sequence ATGCCTGAACATTTCTCGGAACACATTTCTACCCAGTTTGACGCGGATCTGAACGCGATTCGTACCCAGGTGATGGCGATGGCCGGCCTGGTGGAAGAGCAGGTTCGCCTGTCCATGAAGGCGCTGGCTTCTGGCGATATGGGCATTATCAATCTGGTGATCGCGCAAGAGCAGAAGGTCAATGCCATGCACCTGGAGCTGGACGATATGTGCGTGCACATGATCGCCCGCCGCCAGCCTGCGGCATCGGATTTGCGCCTGGTGATGACGGTGATCAAGTCGGTTGAAGATCTGGAAAGCATTGGCGACAAGGCGCACAAAATCTGTCTGCGCGCCAAGTCGATTTTTGATAGCGGCAAGATGCAGGTGCCCAAATTCCAGGAAGTCAATCACATCGCCACCTTGGCGCTGGACATGCTGACGCGCGCACTGGATGCCTTTGCCCGTCTGGATTCGGCCTCAGCCGCAGAAGTGATTGCCGCTGATGAGCAACTTGATCAGGAATACCGCGCGCTGCAACGCCAGCTGATTACCGTGATGATGGAAGACCCGCGCTCGATTTCGCTGACGCTCGATATTCTGTGGATTGCCAAAGCCACCGAGCGTATCGGCGATTTGGCGGTCAATGTGGCCGAGCATGTGGTGTATCTGGTGAAAGGGCGTGATGTACGCCACAAATCGCAAGCCGAAGTCGATGCGATTGCCAAAGCCTGA
- the rpiA gene encoding ribose-5-phosphate isomerase RpiA has translation MTQNELKEAVGRAAIAYIPDDCIVGVGTGSTANYFIDALAEIKGRIKGAVSSSEASVARLKSHGIPVYELNTIDELPVYVDGADEINHQLQMIKGGGAALTREKIVAAVAEQFICIADESKLVDVLGAFPLPVEVIPMARSYVAREIVKLGGYPAYREGVVTDNGNIIIDVHGLKITQANELESKLNQIVGVVTNGIFAHRRADVLLLGTASGVKTIK, from the coding sequence ATGACTCAAAATGAACTCAAAGAAGCAGTAGGCCGTGCGGCCATTGCGTATATTCCTGATGATTGTATTGTGGGCGTGGGCACCGGCTCGACGGCCAACTACTTCATTGACGCTCTGGCCGAAATCAAAGGCCGTATCAAAGGTGCGGTCTCGTCATCCGAAGCCAGCGTGGCGCGGCTGAAATCGCATGGTATTCCGGTGTACGAGCTCAATACCATCGACGAGCTGCCGGTGTACGTTGATGGCGCAGATGAAATCAACCATCAGCTGCAAATGATCAAAGGCGGCGGCGCAGCGCTGACACGCGAAAAAATCGTGGCGGCGGTGGCGGAGCAATTTATCTGTATCGCCGACGAGTCCAAGCTGGTTGACGTACTGGGTGCATTCCCCTTGCCGGTGGAAGTGATTCCAATGGCGCGCTCGTATGTGGCGCGCGAAATTGTCAAACTCGGCGGCTATCCGGCCTACCGCGAAGGCGTGGTGACCGACAATGGCAATATCATTATCGATGTGCATGGCCTGAAAATTACGCAAGCCAATGAGCTGGAAAGCAAGCTCAATCAAATCGTCGGCGTGGTGACCAATGGCATTTTTGCGCATCGTCGCGCCGATGTGTTGCTACTGGGTACGGCCAGCGGCGTAAAAACCATCAAGTAA
- the rarD gene encoding EamA family transporter RarD: MNSGLLSATLAYLLWGLFPLYFKTIQFMPAGEIVLHRIVWALAFLLGILALRKQWAWLGQLKNRRLLGGFALSAVLLSINWLVYIWAANSGRVVDASLGYFINPLINVLLGVLILHERLRPVQWLSIGIAAAGVAWLTVAAGQLPWVALTVATTFGIYGLLRKTASLGALEGLTLETAILFPVAVLGLLFLSASGGNHFNHAPLGIQINVMLAGPITAIPLLLFAAAARKISMTQLGLLQYLAPTVQLILAIWLWHEPFGPERMVGFGLIWIALIIFSGESLWQRQARIVA, from the coding sequence ATGAATTCAGGCCTACTCTCCGCCACGCTGGCCTATCTGCTCTGGGGTCTTTTTCCGCTGTATTTCAAAACCATCCAATTTATGCCAGCGGGCGAAATTGTTTTGCACCGCATCGTCTGGGCGCTGGCTTTTTTGCTGGGGATACTGGCTCTGCGCAAGCAATGGGCCTGGCTTGGGCAGCTGAAAAATCGCCGCTTGCTGGGTGGGTTTGCGCTGAGCGCCGTGCTGCTGTCGATTAACTGGCTGGTATATATCTGGGCGGCGAATTCAGGGCGTGTAGTGGACGCCAGCCTGGGCTATTTTATTAATCCGCTGATTAATGTGCTGCTGGGCGTGCTGATTCTGCACGAGCGGCTGCGCCCGGTGCAGTGGCTCAGTATTGGAATTGCGGCAGCCGGTGTAGCCTGGCTCACCGTGGCAGCGGGTCAGCTGCCTTGGGTGGCGCTCACCGTCGCGACCACTTTCGGCATTTATGGCTTGCTGCGCAAAACGGCCAGCCTGGGTGCACTGGAGGGGCTCACACTGGAAACGGCAATTCTATTTCCGGTGGCGGTGTTGGGACTGCTGTTTCTGAGCGCCAGCGGCGGCAATCATTTCAACCATGCCCCATTAGGTATACAGATCAACGTCATGCTAGCCGGGCCCATTACGGCAATACCCCTGTTACTCTTTGCTGCTGCAGCGCGAAAAATCAGCATGACGCAATTGGGTTTATTGCAATATCTGGCACCGACCGTGCAGCTGATTCTAGCCATCTGGCTATGGCACGAACCCTTCGGGCCTGAACGGATGGTGGGATTTGGCCTGATCTGGATTGCCCTGATCATCTTTAGCGGCGAAAGCCTCTGGCAGCGGCAGGCCAGAATCGTTGCTTAA
- a CDS encoding MarC family protein: MDSPTFLSAFILLLLVTDPLGGIPLFVSLMKQVPKERRWRMIIREVSVAFGVLLLFMVFGRQFLQVMHLSQTSLGIAGGVILFLIALRMVFPHPDGVFGDAQQGEPYIVPLAIPLLAGPSALATVLLLVSRDPERIWLWVGALALTMLVCALTLAFSEKISQVLGEQVTTAFERLMGLILTAIAVQMLLDGIKTYLAGL, from the coding sequence ATGGATAGCCCGACTTTTCTTTCTGCTTTTATTTTGCTGCTGCTGGTGACCGACCCGCTCGGCGGCATTCCGCTTTTTGTCTCGCTGATGAAGCAGGTGCCCAAAGAGCGGCGCTGGCGCATGATTATTCGTGAAGTCAGCGTGGCCTTTGGGGTTTTGCTGCTGTTTATGGTGTTTGGCCGCCAGTTTCTGCAGGTCATGCATCTCTCGCAAACATCGCTGGGCATTGCAGGCGGGGTAATTTTGTTCCTGATTGCGCTGCGCATGGTTTTCCCACATCCCGATGGTGTGTTTGGCGATGCGCAGCAGGGCGAGCCTTATATTGTGCCGCTGGCAATTCCGCTGCTGGCTGGCCCCTCGGCATTGGCCACGGTATTGCTGCTGGTGTCGCGTGACCCGGAGCGTATCTGGCTCTGGGTGGGCGCGCTGGCGCTGACCATGCTGGTGTGCGCCTTAACGCTGGCTTTTTCCGAAAAAATCTCCCAAGTACTCGGCGAGCAGGTGACCACGGCATTTGAACGGCTGATGGGTCTGATCCTGACCGCGATTGCCGTGCAAATGCTGCTCGATGGCATCAAGACTTATCTGGCTGGACTTTAA
- a CDS encoding tetratricopeptide repeat protein — protein MSVDERLILELETIARESHCGSPPSPFVALELLKSAHGNVRAMALASVILGHAWQHISEHHKAQMAFSTAIAEFRKVPAPHDETEAMILLGTSHLLSGEPLLALDHWSSALQIARKINDRELCIRVYLGIGQVYIGFGDYHSALKFNELALEMARRINHDERRCEALLNIASDAFRLQRYSYTMQCIDEAEKLLEATITNKIWSAEVVYYRGLVHGAQHHYAQARIELETAYELNVQNDNLWGKSHALTALGEVLFKMGDASAEQVLLKALQLARQGSQAALERRCNQALLGWYLQQGNLSATLPYYSDLLHDQQQASSKMSVAQLRQIQQLMSRSQIRLVGSQLGL, from the coding sequence ATGTCGGTCGATGAGCGTTTGATTCTGGAGCTGGAAACCATTGCCAGAGAGTCTCATTGCGGCTCGCCACCATCGCCTTTTGTTGCGCTGGAATTGCTTAAATCGGCGCACGGCAATGTGCGGGCAATGGCGCTGGCCTCGGTGATTCTGGGGCATGCTTGGCAGCATATCAGCGAACATCACAAGGCGCAGATGGCGTTTTCAACGGCGATTGCCGAATTTCGCAAAGTGCCTGCTCCGCACGATGAAACCGAGGCCATGATTCTGCTAGGCACATCGCACCTGCTATCCGGTGAACCCTTGCTCGCGCTGGATCACTGGTCATCTGCGCTGCAGATCGCGCGCAAGATCAATGATCGCGAATTGTGCATTCGGGTTTATCTGGGAATAGGCCAGGTGTATATCGGCTTTGGCGACTATCACTCGGCGCTGAAATTCAACGAGCTGGCGCTGGAAATGGCGCGCAGAATCAATCACGACGAGCGCCGCTGCGAAGCGCTGCTCAATATCGCCAGCGACGCCTTCCGGCTGCAGCGTTACAGCTACACCATGCAGTGCATCGACGAAGCAGAAAAACTGCTTGAAGCCACCATTACCAACAAAATCTGGTCAGCCGAGGTGGTGTATTACCGTGGTTTGGTGCACGGTGCCCAGCATCACTATGCACAAGCCCGGATCGAGCTGGAAACGGCTTACGAGCTGAACGTGCAGAATGACAATCTATGGGGCAAATCGCACGCGCTCACTGCCTTGGGCGAAGTGTTGTTCAAGATGGGCGATGCCAGCGCCGAGCAGGTTTTGCTCAAAGCTTTGCAACTGGCGCGGCAAGGCAGTCAGGCCGCACTGGAGCGCCGCTGCAATCAGGCCTTGCTCGGCTGGTATCTGCAGCAGGGCAATCTTTCGGCGACGCTGCCGTATTACAGCGATCTGCTGCATGATCAGCAGCAGGCGAGTAGCAAAATGTCGGTTGCACAGCTACGCCAGATCCAGCAATTGATGAGTCGCAGCCAGATACGTCTGGTCGGCTCACAACTCGGCTTGTAA
- a CDS encoding tetratricopeptide repeat-containing diguanylate cyclase yields the protein MNQQQQLDKGLALARKGHLKSAVKVWLAGLQAAASLYEEVQYWAVLGAQIRQAGQIEQALAMHTHALQLSANDRYLQSLLQLHLGLDLIDLSQPDLALRALHKAHDFPDIACCPILQELISQIHAHLGDYAQARVALELAIELYADDDLAQAHCSLALLQLYAQRPAVEDERLVRAIEIACRHLHLLEGDRQQMLIELGRACRIVGHEAQAADYFGQALALAGGALPTQHKPRRLSAIEFKLQQITNEIEIELLREKNAAQHQQVQQLETVGFRDEITGLYNPRYFSMRWDALLRQAEGGKPVCLLSIGIDLYASISEVLGKEAALLIYIQIAQILQAECPADAILMTSGTGAFELLVLDMPKQQIEEMMARVQQHMSTLEQGHLPEPLGISIGGAYYQPGETRDIFQLRANLALFLAQRKEMNEISWDGEL from the coding sequence GTGAATCAGCAGCAACAATTGGACAAAGGTCTGGCCTTGGCGCGGAAGGGGCATTTGAAAAGTGCGGTCAAGGTTTGGCTGGCTGGCTTGCAAGCAGCAGCAAGCCTGTATGAAGAAGTGCAATACTGGGCCGTGCTGGGCGCGCAGATTCGGCAGGCTGGCCAAATCGAGCAAGCTCTGGCGATGCATACGCATGCGCTACAGCTATCGGCTAATGACCGGTATTTGCAAAGCCTGCTGCAATTGCACCTTGGCCTTGATCTGATTGATTTGTCGCAGCCCGATCTGGCGCTGCGTGCCTTGCACAAGGCGCATGATTTTCCCGATATTGCCTGCTGCCCTATTTTGCAAGAGCTGATTAGCCAGATTCATGCGCATCTGGGCGATTATGCGCAGGCGCGTGTGGCGCTTGAGCTGGCTATCGAGCTGTATGCCGATGATGATCTGGCGCAGGCGCATTGCAGCTTGGCTTTGCTGCAACTGTATGCCCAGCGACCTGCTGTTGAGGATGAGCGCCTGGTGCGCGCCATCGAGATTGCCTGTCGACATTTGCACCTGCTCGAAGGTGATCGCCAGCAAATGCTGATCGAGCTGGGGCGCGCCTGTCGAATTGTGGGGCACGAAGCACAGGCCGCTGATTATTTCGGGCAAGCACTGGCGCTGGCTGGTGGTGCCCTGCCCACTCAGCACAAACCACGCCGACTATCGGCAATCGAATTCAAATTGCAGCAAATCACCAATGAAATCGAGATCGAGCTGCTGCGCGAGAAAAATGCGGCTCAGCATCAGCAGGTGCAGCAGCTGGAAACCGTGGGTTTCCGGGATGAAATTACTGGCCTGTATAACCCCCGTTATTTCTCGATGCGCTGGGATGCTTTACTGCGGCAGGCCGAAGGCGGCAAACCCGTGTGCCTATTGAGCATCGGGATTGATCTGTATGCCAGCATCAGCGAGGTATTGGGCAAGGAAGCGGCACTGCTGATATATATCCAGATTGCCCAGATTTTGCAGGCCGAATGCCCGGCTGACGCCATTTTGATGACATCGGGCACCGGCGCATTCGAGCTGCTGGTTCTGGATATGCCCAAGCAGCAGATCGAAGAGATGATGGCGCGGGTGCAGCAGCATATGAGCACGCTGGAGCAGGGGCATTTGCCCGAGCCTTTGGGCATTAGTATTGGCGGGGCGTATTATCAGCCTGGAGAAACGCGTGATATTTTCCAGCTGCGGGCCAATCTGGCGCTATTTCTGGCACAGCGCAAGGAAATGAATGAAATCAGCTGGGATGGAGAACTCTAA
- a CDS encoding FAD-dependent oxidoreductase, whose amino-acid sequence MSDVFQFLNVARNPGEKVAVEKRKFVFKEIYSPLDKVTSGEQAGRCLSCGNPYCSWECPVHNHIPHWLKLVEEGKLFEAAELSHKTNSLPEICGRVCPQDRLCEGACTLNQVDAGAVSIGSVEKYITDEAFKAGWRPDMSGVIQTGKKVAVIGAGPAGLGCADMLVRNGVTPVVFDRYEEIGGLLTFGIPEFKLEKDVIVTRRKIMEEMGVEFRLNTEIGKDVTIETLLADYDAVFMGMGAYKYMKGGIAGEELPGVLEALPFLVNNVRNSMGTLEGEAFVSMQGKRVVVLGGGDTAMDCNRTSIRQGAASVICAYRRDEENMPGSKREVANAKEEGVEFAWNSQPVKIEKNADGSLALTLVSTQLGAPDEKGRRRPELVAGSERVIECDHVIVAFGFSVEPESWFDAQGVKTDDWGRTIAAEKQAFKHQTSNPKIFAGGDQVRGADLVVRAVYEGRNAAEGILAYLGEW is encoded by the coding sequence ATGTCAGACGTGTTTCAGTTTCTGAATGTTGCGCGCAACCCAGGCGAGAAAGTCGCCGTTGAAAAGCGCAAATTCGTATTTAAAGAAATCTACAGCCCATTGGATAAAGTAACGTCTGGCGAGCAAGCTGGTCGTTGCCTGTCCTGTGGTAATCCCTACTGCTCGTGGGAGTGCCCAGTGCACAACCACATTCCGCACTGGTTGAAACTGGTTGAAGAAGGCAAGCTGTTTGAAGCGGCTGAATTGAGCCACAAAACCAATTCATTGCCAGAAATCTGCGGTCGCGTTTGCCCGCAAGACCGCCTGTGTGAAGGTGCGTGTACGCTGAACCAGGTTGATGCTGGCGCGGTTTCAATCGGTTCGGTCGAAAAATACATTACCGACGAAGCCTTCAAGGCCGGCTGGCGCCCAGACATGTCTGGCGTGATTCAGACTGGTAAAAAAGTGGCCGTGATCGGTGCTGGCCCAGCAGGTCTGGGTTGTGCCGACATGCTGGTGCGCAACGGTGTAACGCCAGTGGTGTTTGATCGCTACGAAGAAATCGGCGGCTTGCTGACTTTTGGTATTCCAGAATTCAAACTGGAAAAAGATGTCATCGTGACGCGTCGCAAGATCATGGAAGAGATGGGCGTTGAATTCCGTCTGAATACCGAAATCGGCAAAGACGTGACAATCGAAACCCTGCTTGCTGATTACGATGCCGTATTCATGGGCATGGGCGCATACAAATACATGAAAGGCGGTATTGCCGGTGAAGAGCTGCCTGGCGTGCTGGAAGCTTTGCCATTCTTGGTGAACAACGTGCGTAACAGCATGGGGACATTGGAAGGTGAAGCCTTCGTTTCAATGCAAGGCAAACGTGTTGTCGTGCTGGGTGGTGGCGATACCGCGATGGATTGCAACCGCACTTCAATTCGCCAAGGTGCAGCCAGCGTAATCTGTGCTTACCGTCGTGATGAAGAAAACATGCCGGGCTCGAAACGTGAAGTCGCTAATGCCAAAGAAGAAGGCGTTGAATTTGCGTGGAACAGCCAACCGGTGAAAATTGAAAAGAATGCCGATGGCAGCTTGGCGCTGACGCTGGTTTCAACGCAATTGGGCGCGCCAGATGAGAAAGGCCGTCGTCGTCCAGAATTGGTGGCTGGTTCTGAGCGTGTGATCGAATGCGATCATGTGATCGTGGCCTTTGGTTTCTCGGTCGAGCCAGAGTCTTGGTTTGACGCGCAAGGCGTTAAAACCGATGACTGGGGTCGCACGATTGCCGCAGAGAAGCAAGCCTTCAAACATCAGACGTCTAACCCGAAAATTTTTGCGGGCGGCGATCAGGTGCGTGGCGCAGATCTCGTTGTGCGTGCAGTTTATGAAGGTCGTAACGCCGCAGAGGGTATACTTGCGTACTTGGGCGAGTGGTAA